A window from Leifsonia shinshuensis encodes these proteins:
- a CDS encoding DNA repair helicase XPB: MSDGPLIVQSDRTVLLEVAHPDAEDARHDLAVFAELERAPEHIHTYRITRLGLWNARAAGHTAEDMLGTLERYSKFPIPQTVSVDMTETVARYGRLVIERDDEGTLLLRSADLPVLTEVASAKRIAPLLLERRDDETFVVEAWARGQLKQELVKLGWPAEDLAGYTPGTPHEIGLKEDSWALRDYQRKAVTNFFDGGSGVVVLPCGAGKTLVGAGAMATAKTTTLILVTNTVSARQWRDELLRRTTLTAEEIGEYSGQVKEVKPVTIATYQILTAKRKGEYAHLALLDALDWGLVVYDEVHLLPAPVFKLTAELQARRRLGLTATLVREDGREGDVFSLIGPKRFDAPWKEIEAQGFISPAACYEVRVDLPPSDRLSYAAAPDDERYRLAATAPAKLDIVRQLVARHEGERILVIGQYLDQIDELASALDAPQLTGATPVDERERLFQEFRDGRTKVLVVSKVANFSVDLPEATVAIQVSGSYGSRQEEAQRLGRLLRPKESGLSANFYTLVARDTVDQDFAQNRQRFLAEQGYSYTILDAHALQAA; the protein is encoded by the coding sequence ATGTCGGATGGCCCCCTGATCGTCCAGAGCGACCGCACCGTGCTGCTCGAAGTCGCACACCCGGACGCGGAGGACGCGCGTCACGACCTCGCCGTCTTCGCCGAGCTGGAGCGCGCGCCCGAGCACATCCACACCTACCGCATCACGCGGCTGGGACTGTGGAACGCGCGGGCCGCGGGCCACACCGCCGAGGACATGCTGGGGACGCTGGAGCGGTACTCCAAGTTCCCGATCCCGCAGACGGTGTCGGTCGACATGACCGAGACGGTCGCCCGCTACGGGCGGCTGGTCATCGAGCGCGACGACGAGGGGACGCTGCTGCTGCGGTCCGCGGACCTGCCGGTGCTGACCGAGGTCGCGAGCGCCAAGCGCATCGCTCCGCTGCTGCTGGAGCGCCGCGACGACGAGACGTTCGTCGTGGAGGCGTGGGCGCGCGGGCAGCTCAAGCAGGAGCTCGTGAAGCTCGGCTGGCCCGCGGAGGACCTCGCCGGCTACACGCCGGGCACCCCGCACGAGATCGGACTCAAGGAGGACAGCTGGGCGTTGCGCGACTACCAGCGCAAGGCCGTCACCAACTTCTTCGACGGCGGCTCGGGCGTCGTCGTGCTCCCCTGCGGCGCCGGCAAGACGCTGGTCGGCGCCGGGGCGATGGCGACGGCGAAGACGACCACGCTCATCCTGGTCACCAACACCGTCTCGGCGCGGCAGTGGCGCGACGAGCTGCTGCGCCGCACCACGCTGACGGCGGAGGAGATCGGCGAGTACTCGGGGCAGGTGAAGGAGGTCAAGCCGGTCACGATCGCGACGTACCAGATCCTCACCGCCAAGCGGAAGGGCGAGTACGCGCACCTGGCGCTGCTCGACGCGCTGGACTGGGGCCTCGTGGTCTACGACGAGGTGCACCTGCTTCCCGCGCCGGTGTTCAAGCTGACCGCCGAGCTGCAGGCGCGCCGCCGGCTGGGACTCACCGCGACGCTCGTGCGCGAGGACGGCCGGGAGGGCGACGTCTTCAGCCTGATCGGCCCGAAGCGCTTCGACGCCCCGTGGAAGGAGATCGAAGCGCAGGGCTTCATCTCCCCCGCCGCCTGCTACGAGGTGCGCGTCGACCTGCCGCCGTCCGACCGGCTCAGCTACGCCGCCGCCCCCGACGACGAGCGCTACCGCCTCGCCGCCACGGCCCCGGCGAAGCTCGACATCGTGCGGCAGCTGGTTGCGCGACACGAGGGTGAGCGCATCCTCGTCATCGGGCAGTACCTCGACCAGATCGACGAGCTGGCATCCGCGCTGGACGCTCCGCAGCTGACGGGCGCCACGCCGGTGGATGAGCGCGAGCGGCTGTTCCAGGAGTTCCGCGACGGCCGCACCAAGGTGCTCGTGGTCAGCAAGGTCGCGAACTTCTCGGTCGACCTGCCCGAGGCGACGGTCGCCATCCAGGTGTCCGGCTCGTACGGCAGCCGCCAGGAGGAGGCCCAGCGCCTCGGACGCCTCCTGCGCCCCAAGGAGTCGGGCCTGTCGGCGAACTTCTACACGCTGGTCGCGCGCGACACGGTCGACCAGGACTTCGCCCAGAACCGCCAGCGCTTCCTCGCCGAGCAGGGGTACTCGTACACGATCCTGGACGCGCACGCGCTGCAGGCGGCGTAG
- a CDS encoding aminoglycoside phosphotransferase family protein, with the protein MSAAELRPHIDAALVRRLVDAQFPQWRALVIRPVEHDGWDNRTFRLGEELSVRLPSAAGYREQVAKEQEWLPRLAPLLPLPIPQPLAQGEPTEEYPLPWSVYRWLPGTPVVLRGDVSQDVALAEAIGGFLVALRSAPADGAPGPGTHNFFRGAPPEVYGEEALAAFPVLGADAAARARALWAEATASRWQGPPVWFHGDVAPGNLLVDASGALSAVIDFGTSGVGDPACDLVPAWTVFEGAARDAFVATVGLDDATWARARGWALWKAAITVRDRPADAEARATLARILR; encoded by the coding sequence ATGTCCGCGGCTGAGCTCCGTCCGCACATCGACGCCGCGCTGGTCCGCCGGCTGGTCGACGCGCAGTTCCCGCAGTGGCGCGCTCTCGTCATCCGGCCTGTCGAGCACGACGGCTGGGACAACCGCACCTTCCGCCTCGGCGAAGAGCTGAGCGTCCGCCTGCCGAGCGCCGCCGGATACCGGGAGCAGGTCGCGAAGGAGCAGGAGTGGCTGCCCCGGCTCGCCCCGCTGCTGCCGCTGCCCATCCCGCAGCCCCTCGCGCAGGGCGAGCCGACGGAGGAGTACCCGCTGCCGTGGTCGGTCTACCGCTGGCTTCCGGGCACGCCCGTCGTGCTGCGCGGCGACGTGTCGCAGGATGTGGCGCTCGCCGAGGCGATCGGGGGCTTCCTCGTCGCCCTGCGTTCGGCGCCGGCCGACGGCGCGCCGGGCCCGGGAACGCACAACTTCTTCCGCGGCGCACCGCCCGAGGTGTACGGCGAGGAGGCGCTGGCGGCCTTCCCGGTGCTGGGCGCCGACGCCGCGGCGCGCGCGCGGGCGCTCTGGGCGGAGGCGACCGCGTCGCGGTGGCAGGGACCGCCGGTGTGGTTCCACGGCGACGTCGCCCCCGGCAACCTGCTCGTGGATGCGTCGGGCGCGCTTTCCGCGGTGATCGACTTCGGCACATCCGGGGTCGGTGATCCGGCCTGCGACCTCGTCCCCGCCTGGACGGTGTTCGAGGGCGCCGCCCGCGACGCCTTCGTGGCGACGGTGGGCCTCGACGACGCGACGTGGGCGCGGGCGCGCGGCTGGGCGCTGTGGAAGGCCGCGATCACCGTGCGCGACCGCCCGGCCGACGCCGAGGCGCGCGCGACGCTCGCGCGCATCCTGCGCTGA
- a CDS encoding pyrimidine reductase family protein, producing MTEPAIHRLSPLPSQTELSDDDITELYLQDAGDPWLRVNFVSSVDGAATHQGLSGGLSNDVDGRVFELLRRLCDVVLVGAGTVRAEGYGAMRVGAESARARSGAGMTPHPVFAIVSAGLDLDPRSSIFADAPERPIVLTTELSRPESREALSEVADVVVCGRERVQAERGLAVLHERGLTRIHCEGGPHLFADLIAARAVDELCLTISPRLEAGTSSRIATGAAPIAPLGLRLAHTLAGDDTLLLRYVRG from the coding sequence ATGACTGAGCCGGCCATCCATCGCCTGTCACCGCTGCCGTCGCAGACCGAGCTGAGCGACGACGACATCACCGAGCTGTACCTGCAGGATGCGGGGGACCCGTGGCTGCGCGTCAACTTCGTCAGCAGCGTGGACGGCGCGGCGACCCACCAGGGCCTGTCCGGCGGCCTCTCGAACGACGTCGACGGCCGGGTGTTCGAGCTGCTCCGCCGCCTCTGCGACGTGGTGCTCGTCGGAGCCGGCACCGTGCGCGCCGAAGGCTACGGCGCGATGCGGGTGGGCGCGGAGTCCGCTCGCGCTCGCAGCGGGGCCGGGATGACGCCGCACCCGGTGTTCGCCATCGTCTCGGCGGGCCTCGACCTCGACCCGCGCAGCTCGATCTTCGCGGACGCGCCCGAGCGTCCCATCGTGCTGACGACGGAGCTGTCGCGGCCCGAGTCGCGCGAGGCGCTCTCCGAGGTGGCCGACGTCGTCGTCTGCGGGCGGGAACGCGTGCAGGCCGAGCGCGGGCTCGCCGTGCTGCACGAGCGGGGGCTGACGCGCATCCACTGCGAGGGAGGTCCGCACCTGTTCGCCGACCTGATCGCCGCACGCGCCGTCGACGAGCTGTGCCTGACGATCAGCCCGCGGCTCGAGGCGGGAACATCGTCGCGCATCGCCACCGGCGCCGCCCCCATCGCGCCGCTCGGGCTGCGGCTCGCGCACACGCTGGCGGGAGACGACACGCTGCTGCTGCGGTATGTCCGCGGCTGA
- the folP gene encoding dihydropteroate synthase — MRTSSPTRTSTLPRSEPYLPPLRVPVRRIGARTFDFSRQVAVMAVVNRTPDSFFDQGRTYAFDRAVDACFEAVALGADWVDIGGAPFAPGEPVPVEEEIERVVPVVAALRAGSDVVISVDTFHAAVAREAIAAGATVINDTTGLRDPDLAPVVAASEATLVITHSLAEPRKPFPRPQYDDVVADVSAFLLDRVSRAKAAGIPEERLIIDPGHDLNKNTLHSLELTRRLSELADLGYPVLAAVSNKDFIGETLDAPRAERLEGSLAAAVISVMNGARIVRMHDVRASVAAMRMTEAVLGLRAPAYLKHNMGDVND; from the coding sequence ATGCGGACCAGCTCGCCGACCAGGACCTCGACCTTGCCGCGCTCTGAGCCGTACCTGCCGCCGCTGCGCGTGCCGGTCCGGCGGATCGGTGCGCGCACGTTCGACTTCTCGCGGCAGGTCGCCGTGATGGCCGTGGTGAACCGCACGCCTGACTCGTTCTTCGACCAGGGCCGCACCTACGCCTTCGACCGGGCGGTCGACGCGTGCTTCGAGGCGGTCGCGCTCGGCGCCGACTGGGTGGACATCGGCGGTGCGCCGTTCGCGCCCGGCGAGCCCGTGCCCGTCGAGGAGGAGATCGAGCGGGTCGTCCCGGTCGTCGCCGCGCTGCGCGCCGGATCCGACGTCGTCATCTCGGTGGACACCTTCCACGCCGCGGTGGCCCGCGAAGCGATCGCGGCGGGCGCGACGGTCATCAACGACACGACCGGGCTGCGCGACCCGGACCTCGCGCCGGTCGTCGCCGCCAGCGAGGCCACCCTCGTCATCACGCACAGCCTGGCGGAGCCGCGGAAGCCGTTCCCGCGGCCGCAGTACGACGACGTCGTCGCGGACGTGTCGGCGTTCCTCCTCGACCGCGTCTCGCGCGCGAAGGCCGCCGGCATCCCGGAGGAGCGCCTCATCATCGACCCGGGCCACGACCTGAACAAGAACACGCTGCACTCGCTGGAGCTCACCCGCCGCCTGAGCGAGCTGGCCGACCTCGGATACCCCGTGCTCGCGGCCGTCTCGAACAAGGACTTCATCGGCGAGACCCTCGACGCCCCGCGCGCCGAGCGGCTCGAAGGCTCGCTCGCCGCCGCCGTCATCAGCGTGATGAACGGCGCCCGCATCGTCCGGATGCACGACGTGCGCGCGTCCGTCGCCGCCATGCGGATGACGGAGGCCGTGCTCGGCCTGCGCGCGCCCGCCTACCTCAAGCACAACATGGGAGACGTGAATGACTGA
- a CDS encoding FAD-dependent oxidoreductase, whose amino-acid sequence MTEPTVVIAGAGLAGASVATELREHGFGGRILLLGMEEHRPYIRPPLSKEFLKGDAPLEGAAVHPDDWYAENAVEFVPGVEAGSFEADAHELFITEDGGRITYDSLVIATGARARPLGVPGSGHGAVFPLRTQEDSVRLRDALKVGGRRVVVIGSGWIGMEVAAAARGYGNEVTVVGHSAVPLSGAIGRELGGVFERLHRDNGVEFRNDAVVVGVDGGTQQYVVLATGERIPADVVVAGVGASPNSLVAERSGVAVADGVLTDKGMRTSIEDVYAVGDVANPFLPAIGRHLRSEHWANAIASGKVAAHAILGERASYDDIPYFYSDQYDLGMEYSGYVPLTVGARVVFRGDVEAREFIAFWLRNDRVVAGMNVNVWDVQDDIQRLIRSAERVDADQLADQDLDLAAL is encoded by the coding sequence ATGACCGAACCCACCGTCGTCATCGCGGGCGCCGGCCTCGCCGGGGCGAGCGTCGCGACCGAGCTGCGTGAGCACGGCTTCGGCGGTCGCATCCTGCTGCTCGGGATGGAGGAGCACCGCCCCTACATCCGCCCGCCGCTGTCGAAGGAGTTCTTGAAGGGCGATGCGCCGCTCGAGGGGGCCGCCGTCCATCCCGACGACTGGTACGCCGAGAACGCGGTCGAGTTCGTGCCCGGCGTCGAGGCCGGTTCGTTCGAGGCGGATGCGCACGAGCTGTTCATCACCGAGGACGGCGGCCGCATCACCTACGACAGCCTCGTGATCGCGACCGGCGCGCGGGCCCGTCCGCTCGGCGTGCCGGGCAGCGGGCACGGGGCCGTGTTCCCGCTGCGGACGCAGGAGGACTCCGTCCGGCTGCGGGATGCCCTGAAGGTGGGCGGGAGGCGCGTGGTCGTGATCGGCTCCGGCTGGATCGGCATGGAGGTCGCTGCGGCGGCCCGCGGCTACGGCAACGAGGTGACGGTGGTCGGCCACTCGGCCGTTCCGCTTTCCGGTGCGATCGGACGGGAGTTGGGCGGCGTCTTCGAGCGGCTGCACCGGGACAACGGGGTCGAGTTCCGCAACGACGCCGTGGTGGTGGGCGTCGACGGCGGCACGCAGCAGTACGTCGTACTCGCGACGGGCGAGCGCATCCCGGCGGATGTGGTGGTGGCCGGGGTCGGCGCGTCGCCGAACAGCCTGGTCGCCGAGCGCTCCGGCGTGGCGGTCGCGGATGGCGTGCTCACGGACAAGGGGATGCGCACCAGCATCGAGGACGTCTACGCCGTCGGCGACGTGGCGAACCCGTTCCTCCCGGCGATCGGACGGCACCTGCGCAGCGAGCACTGGGCGAACGCGATCGCGAGCGGGAAGGTCGCCGCGCACGCGATCCTGGGCGAGCGGGCGTCGTACGACGACATCCCGTACTTCTACTCCGACCAATACGATCTGGGCATGGAGTATTCGGGCTACGTGCCCCTGACCGTCGGAGCCCGCGTGGTGTTCCGCGGCGACGTCGAGGCGCGCGAGTTCATCGCCTTCTGGCTGCGCAACGACCGGGTCGTCGCGGGGATGAACGTCAACGTGTGGGACGTGCAGGACGACATCCAGCGCCTCATCCGCTCGGCCGAGCGGGTGGATGCGGACCAGCTCGCCGACCAGGACCTCGACCTTGCCGCGCTCTGA